In Hydrogenovibrio marinus, a single genomic region encodes these proteins:
- the ybeY gene encoding rRNA maturation RNase YbeY: MIHIDYQVELVSSESIELPTLEQCESWVAASLMQDWASGEVEMVIRIVEENESQTLNRDYRGKDYPTNVLSFPFENPPGLLELEEELPYLGDLVICAPVVAREAAEQHKPIIAHWAHMIVHGCLHLQGYDHMNDAEAEEMEALETEILTGLGFDSPYQPIEE; the protein is encoded by the coding sequence ATGATTCATATAGATTATCAAGTTGAGTTGGTTTCTAGTGAATCCATTGAGCTTCCGACATTGGAGCAATGTGAATCTTGGGTTGCGGCATCATTAATGCAAGATTGGGCATCCGGTGAAGTGGAGATGGTGATTCGCATTGTCGAAGAGAATGAAAGCCAGACGTTGAATCGAGATTATCGAGGTAAAGATTACCCGACGAATGTGTTGTCTTTTCCATTTGAGAACCCTCCGGGATTGTTGGAGCTGGAAGAAGAATTGCCTTATTTGGGTGACTTGGTTATTTGCGCACCGGTTGTCGCGCGTGAAGCGGCGGAACAACATAAGCCTATTATTGCCCATTGGGCACATATGATTGTTCATGGTTGCTTGCATTTGCAAGGGTATGACCATATGAATGATGCTGAGGCAGAGGAAATGGAAGCTCTGGAAACGGAAATTTTGACCGGACTAGGCTTTGACTCGCCGTATCAACCGATTGAAGAATAG
- a CDS encoding HlyC/CorC family transporter, with the protein MSSDTSSGSSWLERFAKIFSGEPESREDLETLLEEAEAQDLIEHDALMMIKGVLNVFETRVRDVMVPKVQLSYVDEADPIEVILDKILESAHSRYPVFSADTDEVVGILLAKDVLQAVTKHSLTDLSQLRELYRAPVMVSESKRLNILLKEFKKSRNHMALVVDEYGELAGLVTIEDVLEEIVGDIEDEHDESEDNIQKHISGGFLVEAITSLEDFNKFFKTDLEDEQLETIGGLISKDLGRIPSEEEEFDFAGLMFKVLKADGRRVDCFIVSPLETGQDVAQPAD; encoded by the coding sequence ATGAGTAGTGACACTAGTAGCGGCTCTTCGTGGCTTGAAAGATTTGCAAAGATTTTTTCAGGCGAACCGGAGAGCCGGGAAGATTTAGAAACCCTTTTGGAAGAAGCAGAAGCTCAAGATCTGATTGAGCACGATGCCTTGATGATGATTAAGGGGGTGTTAAATGTGTTCGAAACCCGTGTGCGGGACGTCATGGTGCCTAAGGTTCAGTTGAGTTATGTCGATGAGGCTGACCCGATCGAAGTGATTCTGGATAAGATCCTAGAGTCTGCCCACTCCCGTTATCCCGTTTTTTCAGCCGATACTGATGAAGTCGTTGGTATCTTGCTGGCAAAAGATGTATTACAAGCTGTCACCAAGCACAGTTTGACAGACTTGTCTCAGTTGAGAGAGTTGTACCGTGCGCCAGTTATGGTGTCGGAAAGCAAGCGATTGAACATCCTGCTGAAGGAGTTCAAGAAAAGCCGTAACCACATGGCGCTGGTCGTTGATGAGTATGGTGAGCTTGCAGGTTTGGTAACTATCGAAGATGTGTTGGAAGAAATCGTTGGTGACATCGAAGATGAGCATGACGAAAGTGAAGACAATATTCAAAAGCACATCTCCGGCGGTTTCTTGGTTGAAGCGATTACGTCCCTTGAAGACTTCAATAAGTTTTTCAAAACCGACTTGGAAGATGAGCAGTTGGAAACGATAGGTGGCTTGATTTCAAAAGACCTTGGGCGTATTCCTTCTGAAGAAGAAGAGTTTGACTTTGCAGGTTTGATGTTTAAGGTTTTGAAAGCGGATGG
- a CDS encoding PhoH family protein, with protein MTTLHTIQFQLSPEQNDALVNLCGWQSEHIAQVELRLGVEINHLGFKFSVTGLPERLVKTESFLRDLYAQALKEPLDPEKIHMALQSVGYDEVKTVDDSEVLIKTRKKTIKTRNPNQSNYIKSIQQYDVNFGIGPAGTGKTYLAVAAAVEALEREDVRRIILTRPAVEAGEKLGFLPGDLNQKVDPYLRPLFDALFEMLGFEQVERMIERHIIEIAPLAFMRGRTLNEAFIILDEAQNTTTEQMKMFLTRIGFGSKAVITGDITQCDLPKSQKSGLRHVIEVLDGVPEIGFTFYQSKDVVRHTLVQKIVQAYDVFDRRQSEGAAG; from the coding sequence TTGACAACCCTTCATACCATACAGTTCCAACTCTCTCCCGAACAGAATGATGCTTTGGTGAACCTTTGCGGCTGGCAAAGTGAACATATTGCTCAGGTCGAATTACGTCTGGGCGTTGAGATCAATCATCTAGGTTTTAAATTTAGCGTGACGGGTCTTCCTGAAAGGCTTGTGAAAACGGAAAGCTTTCTGCGTGACTTGTACGCGCAAGCTTTAAAGGAGCCGCTTGATCCTGAAAAAATACATATGGCGTTACAGTCCGTTGGTTATGATGAAGTCAAAACGGTGGATGACTCTGAAGTCCTCATCAAGACCCGCAAGAAAACCATTAAGACCCGTAATCCGAATCAATCAAACTATATCAAGTCCATCCAACAGTATGATGTGAACTTCGGTATCGGTCCTGCTGGAACCGGTAAGACTTATCTTGCGGTTGCCGCGGCGGTTGAAGCTCTGGAAAGAGAAGATGTTCGTCGTATTATCCTGACGCGCCCGGCGGTTGAGGCGGGTGAAAAACTTGGGTTTTTGCCGGGAGATTTGAATCAGAAGGTTGACCCTTATTTACGTCCGTTATTTGATGCGTTGTTTGAGATGCTTGGTTTTGAGCAGGTTGAGCGCATGATTGAACGCCATATTATAGAAATTGCTCCTTTGGCCTTTATGCGTGGTCGTACATTGAATGAAGCCTTTATTATTTTGGATGAGGCGCAGAACACCACCACCGAACAAATGAAAATGTTTTTGACGCGAATTGGATTTGGTTCGAAAGCGGTGATCACCGGAGATATTACCCAATGTGATTTGCCAAAAAGCCAAAAATCAGGGTTGCGTCATGTTATAGAAGTATTGGATGGCGTGCCGGAAATCGGTTTTACCTTTTATCAATCAAAAGACGTTGTTCGCCATACGCTTGTACAAAAGATTGTTCAGGCTTACGATGTGTTCGATAGAAGACAGTCTGAAGGAGCGGCAGGATGA